A stretch of the Sphingomonas sp. CL5.1 genome encodes the following:
- a CDS encoding energy transducer TonB: MSEDEVKRERDGAGLDARGIAVTLVCAALGLGIAFLVALQLQQWVDSAREHFAARKHGGEQEASPARTIPSRDPAKANKPAQADLTGAFSGDSYPAEALRRGEQGRTVADLAIDATGAPTGCKIVTSSGSRSLDEATCRIALQRIHYQPARDARGDAVAGRLRLPVKWVIPE; the protein is encoded by the coding sequence GTGAGCGAGGATGAGGTGAAGCGCGAACGGGACGGAGCGGGACTGGACGCGCGCGGCATCGCCGTCACGCTGGTCTGCGCGGCGCTCGGCCTCGGCATCGCCTTCCTCGTGGCGCTGCAACTCCAGCAATGGGTGGATAGCGCGCGCGAGCATTTCGCCGCCCGGAAGCACGGCGGCGAGCAGGAAGCGTCGCCCGCGCGCACGATTCCCTCACGCGATCCGGCGAAGGCGAACAAGCCCGCGCAGGCCGATCTCACCGGCGCTTTCTCGGGAGACAGCTATCCGGCCGAGGCGCTACGGCGCGGCGAGCAAGGGCGGACGGTGGCCGATCTCGCCATCGATGCCACCGGCGCGCCGACCGGCTGCAAGATCGTGACGAGCAGCGGGTCGCGCTCGCTCGACGAGGCGACCTGCCGTATCGCGCTTCAGCGGATTCACTATCAGCCGGCGCGCGATGCGAGGGGCGATGCAGTCGCGGGAAGGCTGCGCCTGCCGGTCAAATGGGTGATCCCGGAGTGA
- the argJ gene encoding bifunctional glutamate N-acetyltransferase/amino-acid acetyltransferase ArgJ: MSTSTSPLATPFPDLPAVAGAKPRVARARYKQWDRCDLTFVTLDAGTAVAGVLTQSKCPSPEVEWCRKALVLGQARALVVNAGNSNAFTGNRGRAAVEAIAARAAGHLSCQPSDVFVASTGVIGVPLPIDKAEAGLDAAFTAEPCDWRAAAEAIGTTDTYPKGAMTRAVVDGRTVTLVGIIKGSGMIAPDMATMLGFIFTDAAVEPAFLQAALSAANGRTFSCITVDGDTSTSDTVLAFATGKAGNAPLSGDDSPGADAFRAALADLCRQLAMLVVRDGEGARKLIEITVEGAESDASAHRIAMSIANSPLVKTAIAGEDANWGRVVMAVGKAGEPAERDRLAIRFGATQVAREGLAVEGYDEAPVAAHLKGREVEIGVDLGLGDGRATVWTCDLTHGYISINADYRS, translated from the coding sequence ATGTCCACGTCCACCTCCCCGCTCGCTACGCCTTTTCCCGATCTTCCCGCCGTCGCCGGCGCGAAGCCGCGCGTCGCCCGCGCGCGCTACAAGCAATGGGATCGCTGCGACCTCACCTTCGTCACGCTCGATGCGGGAACGGCGGTCGCCGGGGTGCTGACGCAATCGAAATGCCCGTCGCCGGAGGTGGAATGGTGCCGCAAGGCACTGGTGCTGGGGCAGGCGCGCGCGCTGGTGGTCAACGCCGGCAATTCGAACGCCTTCACCGGCAATCGCGGCCGCGCGGCGGTGGAGGCGATCGCGGCGCGGGCGGCGGGGCATCTCAGCTGCCAGCCGTCGGATGTGTTCGTCGCCTCGACCGGGGTGATCGGCGTGCCGCTGCCGATCGACAAGGCGGAGGCCGGGCTGGACGCTGCCTTCACCGCCGAGCCGTGCGACTGGCGCGCGGCGGCGGAGGCGATCGGCACCACCGACACCTATCCCAAGGGCGCGATGACCCGCGCGGTGGTCGACGGGCGAACGGTCACCCTGGTCGGCATCATCAAGGGATCGGGCATGATCGCGCCGGACATGGCGACGATGCTCGGCTTCATCTTCACCGACGCGGCCGTGGAGCCTGCCTTCCTGCAAGCCGCGCTGTCGGCGGCGAACGGGCGCACTTTCTCCTGCATCACGGTGGACGGCGACACCTCGACCAGCGACACCGTGCTGGCCTTCGCCACCGGCAAGGCCGGCAATGCGCCGCTCTCGGGCGACGACAGCCCCGGCGCCGACGCCTTCCGCGCGGCGCTCGCCGACCTGTGCCGCCAACTCGCGATGCTGGTGGTGCGCGATGGCGAGGGCGCGCGGAAGCTTATCGAGATTACGGTCGAGGGCGCGGAGAGCGACGCCAGCGCGCACCGCATCGCCATGTCGATCGCCAACTCCCCACTGGTCAAGACCGCGATCGCCGGCGAGGACGCCAATTGGGGCCGCGTGGTGATGGCGGTCGGCAAGGCGGGCGAGCCGGCCGAGCGCGACCGCCTCGCGATCCGCTTCGGCGCGACGCAGGTGGCACGCGAGGGGTTGGCGGTGGAGGGCTATGACGAGGCCCCCGTCGCCGCGCATCTCAAGGGCCGCGAGGTGGAGATCGGCGTCGACCTCGGCCTCGGCGACGGCCGCGCGACGGTTTGGACATGCGACCTGACCCACGGCTATATCTCGATCAACGCCGATTATCGGAGCTGA
- a CDS encoding glutathione S-transferase family protein, whose amino-acid sequence MLRIWGRLNSHNVKKVVWLAEELALPYERIDVGGAFGMDAAYLAKNPNRLIPTIEDGDFVLWESNAILRYLADSHPDAGLWPGSPRERALADRWMDWQFLYGEAQKDAFLNLVRKAPEERDTAAVERSKAACAKMLTVLEDALAREPWLSGTRFGIGDIPMGVYIHTWFTLPIERPDMPRLADWYRRLRERPGYAGRVAIPLS is encoded by the coding sequence ATGCTGCGCATCTGGGGTCGTCTCAACTCGCATAACGTCAAGAAGGTGGTGTGGCTCGCGGAGGAGCTGGCCCTGCCCTATGAGCGGATCGACGTGGGCGGCGCGTTCGGTATGGACGCGGCCTATCTCGCGAAGAATCCCAACCGCCTGATCCCGACGATCGAGGACGGTGATTTCGTGCTGTGGGAATCGAACGCGATCCTGCGCTACCTCGCGGACAGCCATCCCGACGCCGGGCTGTGGCCCGGATCGCCGCGCGAGCGCGCGTTGGCCGATCGTTGGATGGACTGGCAGTTCCTCTACGGCGAGGCGCAAAAGGACGCATTCCTCAACCTCGTCCGCAAGGCGCCGGAGGAGCGCGACACGGCGGCGGTCGAGCGTTCGAAAGCCGCCTGCGCAAAGATGCTGACCGTACTGGAGGACGCACTTGCCCGCGAGCCGTGGCTATCCGGCACGCGCTTCGGCATCGGGGACATACCGATGGGCGTCTATATCCACACCTGGTTCACGCTGCCGATCGAGCGGCCGGACATGCCGCGCCTCGCCGACTGGTATCGAAGGCTGCGGGAGCGGCCCGGCTATGCCGGCCGGGTCGCCATCCCGCTGAGCTGA
- the trxA gene encoding thioredoxin, whose protein sequence is MATKKITDASFHADVIASGKPVLVDFWAEWCGPCKMIGPSLEEISEELGEQVTIAKLNIDENPDAPGRYGVRGIPTMILFKGGNPAATKVGAEPKGRIKAWLEGELG, encoded by the coding sequence ATGGCCACCAAGAAGATCACCGATGCGAGCTTCCACGCCGACGTCATCGCATCCGGCAAGCCGGTACTGGTCGATTTCTGGGCGGAATGGTGCGGCCCGTGCAAGATGATCGGCCCGAGCCTGGAGGAAATCTCCGAGGAACTGGGCGAGCAGGTGACGATTGCCAAGCTCAACATCGACGAGAACCCCGACGCCCCCGGCCGCTACGGCGTGCGCGGCATCCCGACGATGATCCTGTTCAAGGGCGGCAACCCGGCCGCGACCAAGGTCGGGGCGGAGCCGAAGGGCCGGATCAAGGCGTGGCTCGAGGGCGAACTGGGCTGA
- the addA gene encoding double-strand break repair helicase AddA has protein sequence MAVTADALAPLPPLRGEQRTASRPDSHVWLSASAGTGKTQVLAARVFRLLLRGVEPGAILCLTFTKAGAAEMAARVSQRLAAWVRAPETVLAKDLIALGEEPTPQRVARARTLFAKVLDAPGGGLRIQTIHGFCQGLLAAFPAEAGLVPGFRPIEPREEALLMRQALADLLVDAEREGRDGPAATIGALSVRLGEEKAEAFLRDCARAGRALEALPAGVGPYVRRALGLPAGDVEDTIRAACGDDAIDRRALETIAALNREWGTKNGVTRAEAIATWLALGAEQRAAALDDLHAVWARADGDPRSFGKGQAPQEPAYADLAMRLHGQCAELLSLRVRAAFADLLADALTVGRDYARGYAAAKRRTGAVDFDDLIAATVDLFDQPGIGEWVRFKLDQITEHVLIDEAQDTNANQWRIVRALVDEYFVGRGVHAPSTRTLFTVGDHKQAIFGFQGTDPINFVAAERYFAGRADEVRGDDHMPDEERGLAFEKLSLLASFRSTRPVLEFVDAAIGLIGHEALGMAESVPPHASEVPGPGVVELWPPVCAGAGEGDDGEEQWIDDAVRENAARIARQVRAWLDQGLMLESKGRALRPEDVMILVKRRGELAQLLVARLYAEGVPVAGVDRLRLNAPLAVQDLLAAIRFVLQPEDDLSLAILLVSPLIGWTQEELLDRAVPRSGSLWRHLSARHRDLLAPLDAMLARADFTTPYQFLEELLSGALDGRRKLLERLGEEARDPIEELLSAALDFETSATPSLQRFLDWFDRGEVEIVRDAAQPRDAVRVMTAHGAKGLQAPLVILADATADPDAAMRSALMWAPPDLAAPLPVFRPRKDERAGEIDAVVAATDLRERQEHWRLFYVAATRAEERLVIAGSLSAKWQGVPPPESWYGLAAGTFDALGVAGEGVRTFAGIAPPTAAKPRAATRAERFEAPAVPEWARRPAPQEQRPPRPLAPSSLGEDEVADPPPGPAMRASAERGRLIHALFERLPAVASPDRARAADRWLADVGQVADAAGRAAIVEAALRVIDDPAHAALFGPDALAEAPVSAVLPDGMVVAGTVDRLLVTDTLVRIVDFKTARRVPRSVDEVPPYHLRQMAAYAAALAVIFPGHRIEAALLYTGGPLLVPLSADLLAEHKPRYRMAEQS, from the coding sequence ATGGCCGTGACCGCTGACGCGCTCGCCCCCTTGCCCCCGCTGCGCGGCGAGCAGCGCACCGCGAGCCGGCCGGACAGCCATGTGTGGCTCTCCGCCTCGGCCGGCACGGGCAAGACGCAGGTGCTCGCCGCGCGCGTCTTCCGCCTGCTGCTGCGCGGGGTGGAGCCGGGGGCGATCCTGTGCCTCACCTTCACCAAGGCGGGCGCGGCGGAGATGGCGGCGCGCGTCAGCCAGCGGCTCGCGGCGTGGGTGCGCGCGCCGGAGACGGTGCTGGCGAAGGACCTGATCGCGCTGGGCGAGGAGCCGACGCCGCAGCGCGTCGCGCGCGCGCGCACGCTGTTCGCCAAGGTGCTCGACGCGCCGGGCGGCGGCCTGCGCATCCAGACGATCCACGGCTTCTGCCAGGGGCTGCTCGCGGCCTTCCCGGCCGAGGCCGGTCTGGTGCCCGGCTTCCGCCCGATCGAGCCGCGCGAGGAGGCGCTGCTGATGCGGCAGGCACTCGCCGACCTGCTGGTCGATGCCGAGCGGGAGGGGCGCGACGGGCCGGCGGCGACGATCGGCGCGCTCTCCGTGAGACTGGGCGAGGAGAAAGCGGAGGCGTTCCTGCGCGATTGCGCGCGCGCGGGGCGGGCGCTGGAGGCGCTGCCGGCCGGGGTCGGTCCTTATGTGCGGCGCGCGCTCGGGCTGCCGGCGGGCGATGTCGAGGATACGATCCGCGCGGCCTGCGGTGACGACGCGATCGACCGGCGCGCGCTGGAGACGATCGCCGCGCTCAACCGCGAATGGGGGACGAAGAACGGCGTCACGCGGGCGGAGGCGATCGCGACATGGCTCGCGCTCGGCGCGGAGCAGCGCGCAGCGGCGCTGGATGACCTCCACGCCGTCTGGGCCAGGGCGGACGGCGATCCGCGCTCGTTCGGCAAGGGGCAGGCGCCGCAGGAGCCGGCCTATGCCGATCTCGCGATGCGGCTGCACGGGCAATGCGCGGAGCTGCTGTCGCTGCGCGTGCGCGCCGCCTTCGCCGACCTGCTCGCCGACGCGCTGACGGTCGGGCGCGATTATGCGCGCGGCTATGCGGCGGCGAAGCGGCGGACCGGGGCGGTCGATTTCGACGACCTGATCGCGGCGACGGTCGATCTGTTCGATCAGCCGGGGATCGGCGAGTGGGTGCGCTTCAAGCTCGACCAGATCACCGAGCACGTGCTGATCGACGAGGCGCAGGACACCAATGCGAACCAGTGGCGGATCGTGCGCGCGCTGGTCGACGAATATTTCGTCGGGCGCGGCGTCCATGCCCCTTCGACGCGCACCTTGTTCACGGTGGGCGATCACAAGCAGGCGATCTTCGGGTTCCAGGGCACCGATCCGATCAACTTCGTCGCGGCCGAGCGCTATTTCGCGGGCCGGGCGGATGAGGTGCGCGGCGACGACCATATGCCCGACGAGGAACGCGGGCTGGCGTTCGAGAAGCTGTCGCTGCTCGCCTCGTTCCGCTCCACGCGGCCGGTGCTGGAGTTCGTCGACGCGGCGATCGGGCTGATCGGGCATGAGGCGCTCGGCATGGCGGAGTCGGTGCCGCCGCACGCCAGCGAGGTGCCGGGGCCGGGCGTGGTCGAGCTATGGCCGCCGGTCTGCGCCGGGGCGGGCGAGGGCGACGACGGCGAGGAACAATGGATCGACGATGCGGTGCGCGAGAATGCCGCCCGCATCGCCCGGCAGGTGCGCGCGTGGCTCGATCAGGGGCTGATGCTGGAGAGCAAGGGCCGCGCGCTGAGGCCCGAGGACGTGATGATCCTCGTCAAGCGGCGCGGCGAGCTGGCGCAACTGCTCGTCGCGCGGCTCTATGCCGAGGGCGTGCCGGTGGCGGGCGTGGACCGGCTGCGGCTCAATGCGCCGCTCGCGGTGCAGGATCTGCTCGCCGCGATCCGCTTCGTGCTGCAACCGGAGGATGACCTGAGCCTCGCCATCCTGCTCGTCTCGCCGCTGATCGGCTGGACGCAGGAGGAACTGCTCGACCGCGCCGTGCCGCGATCGGGGAGCTTGTGGCGGCACCTGTCGGCGCGGCATCGCGACCTGCTCGCGCCGCTCGATGCGATGCTGGCGCGGGCGGATTTCACCACGCCCTATCAGTTCCTGGAGGAATTGCTGTCGGGCGCGCTCGACGGGCGGCGCAAATTGCTCGAACGGCTGGGCGAGGAAGCGCGCGATCCGATCGAGGAATTGCTGTCCGCCGCGCTCGATTTCGAGACGAGCGCGACGCCCTCGCTGCAACGCTTCCTCGACTGGTTCGATCGCGGCGAGGTGGAGATCGTGCGCGACGCCGCCCAGCCGCGCGACGCGGTGCGGGTGATGACGGCGCACGGCGCGAAGGGGCTTCAGGCGCCGCTGGTGATCCTCGCCGACGCCACCGCCGACCCGGATGCGGCGATGCGCTCGGCGCTGATGTGGGCGCCGCCCGATCTCGCCGCGCCGCTGCCCGTGTTCCGCCCGCGCAAGGACGAGCGCGCCGGCGAGATCGACGCGGTGGTCGCCGCGACCGACCTGCGCGAGCGGCAGGAGCATTGGCGGTTGTTCTATGTCGCCGCGACGCGCGCCGAGGAAAGGCTGGTGATCGCCGGCTCGCTCAGCGCCAAATGGCAGGGCGTGCCGCCTCCGGAAAGCTGGTACGGCCTCGCCGCCGGCACCTTCGACGCGCTCGGCGTTGCGGGGGAGGGCGTGCGGACCTTCGCCGGCATCGCCCCGCCGACCGCCGCGAAACCGCGCGCCGCGACGCGGGCGGAGCGGTTCGAGGCGCCCGCCGTGCCGGAATGGGCGCGCCGGCCCGCACCCCAGGAGCAGCGCCCGCCGCGCCCGCTCGCGCCGTCGTCGCTTGGCGAGGACGAGGTGGCCGATCCGCCGCCAGGCCCGGCGATGCGCGCGTCGGCCGAGCGCGGGCGGCTGATCCATGCCCTGTTCGAGCGGCTTCCGGCGGTCGCCTCACCCGATCGCGCGCGCGCCGCCGATCGCTGGCTGGCCGATGTGGGACAGGTCGCCGACGCCGCCGGGCGCGCGGCGATCGTCGAGGCGGCGCTGCGGGTGATCGACGATCCGGCGCACGCCGCCTTGTTCGGGCCGGATGCGCTGGCCGAAGCGCCGGTCAGCGCGGTGCTGCCCGACGGCATGGTCGTGGCGGGGACGGTGGACCGGCTGCTCGTCACCGACACGCTCGTTCGCATCGTCGATTTCAAGACCGCACGGCGGGTGCCGCGCAGCGTGGACGAGGTGCCGCCCTATCACCTGCGGCAGATGGCGGCCTATGCCGCCGCGCTCGCGGTGATCTTCCCCGGCCACCGGATCGAGGCGGCGCTGCTGTATACCGGCGGCCCGTTGCTGGTGCCGCTTTCCGCCGACCTGCTGGCGGAGCACAAGCCGCGCTATCGCATGGCGGAGCAAAGCTAG
- a CDS encoding PD-(D/E)XK nuclease family protein, which translates to MAEGRRPRVYTIPAHRAFADALVAGLMRRHGGDPLGLARGLVLLPNNRAKIAITEAFVRASGGGLVLPRLVAIGADDLGEAIGAALDPADDAAPVPPAIAPLARRMILSRLVQEERGDLDAAEAVRLAGELARTLDQLIVEEVPPSRLAELDLGPELSEHWQRALASFRVVLDRWPGELARLGRIDLAERRARLLSRLAERWGLNPPAGFVCAAGITDSAPAVARLLRSIAFLPQGMVVLAGVDTAMPEEEWEALGPHPEDERRRAIEVHPQFHLKLLLERIGVARCEVATWRDGSDFDASAARGRAIANALAPADFTGKWTGLAAADRRLAGVRAAEFANPAGEAQAIALALRGALETEGRTAALVTPDRALARRVAAHCKRWDIEIDDTAGRPLSILPPGTLLSAIAEAAAQDFAPLALLTLLKHPLVRAGEQRAAWLDGVRRLDRALRGPRPAPGLSGIDARMGEDRWWSEACAPLAPIAAALGAADRPFAGRIAALREAAQALAGDEAWRGPAGRAAADLLAELEAEAAAGPRAVSPDDLAPLIRLLMDEVAVRPAQGGHPRLAIYGLIEARLQSADLMILGGLNEGVWPGTPAPDPWLAPRIRAALGLPGLDRRIGVAAHDFGQGLGAPDVLMTRARRDSRSPTLASRFWLRLEAMAGKDFARAHDLESWVEALDRPVVYLPAPRPAPAPAKELRPREISVTQVDRLKADPFAFYAQRILRLAALDPVDADPTAAWRGTAVHEVLEKWAREDGCAIEKLRPRALAMLDDPAAHPLLRALWQPRLIAAIDWIANRLVQQRAAGREVLRVEEKGAAEIAGVRLSGKFDRIDRAGDGSLVIVDYKTGKAPSPSAVAAGFSMQLGLLGAIAEAGGFEGIAGTAGGFEYWSLAKYRDEFGQVTSPVDPAGKNGRIVTDEFVERARRAFTAAAEQWLTGDEPFVAKLHPEYAPYADYDQLMRRDEWYGRDR; encoded by the coding sequence ATGGCTGAAGGCCGGCGGCCGCGAGTCTACACTATCCCGGCGCATCGGGCCTTCGCCGACGCGCTGGTCGCGGGGCTGATGCGACGTCATGGCGGCGACCCGCTGGGGCTGGCGCGCGGGCTGGTGCTGCTGCCGAACAACCGCGCCAAGATCGCGATCACCGAGGCGTTCGTGCGCGCGTCCGGCGGTGGGCTGGTGCTGCCCCGGCTGGTGGCGATCGGCGCGGATGATCTGGGTGAGGCGATCGGCGCCGCGCTCGATCCGGCCGACGACGCGGCGCCCGTGCCGCCCGCCATCGCCCCGCTCGCGCGGCGGATGATCCTGTCGCGGCTGGTGCAGGAGGAGCGTGGCGACCTCGACGCGGCGGAGGCGGTGCGGCTGGCCGGGGAGCTGGCGCGGACGCTGGACCAGCTCATCGTCGAGGAGGTGCCGCCGTCGCGGTTGGCCGAGCTGGACCTCGGACCGGAACTGTCGGAACATTGGCAGCGCGCGCTCGCCTCGTTCCGCGTGGTGCTCGATCGCTGGCCGGGCGAACTGGCGCGGCTCGGGCGGATCGACCTTGCCGAGCGGCGCGCGCGGCTGCTGTCGCGGCTGGCGGAGCGGTGGGGCCTTAATCCGCCGGCCGGGTTCGTCTGCGCAGCGGGCATCACCGATTCCGCGCCCGCCGTCGCGCGGCTGCTGCGTAGTATCGCCTTCTTGCCGCAAGGCATGGTGGTGCTGGCCGGCGTCGATACCGCGATGCCCGAGGAGGAATGGGAGGCGCTCGGCCCGCATCCGGAAGACGAGCGGCGACGCGCGATCGAGGTGCATCCACAATTCCACCTCAAGCTGCTGCTCGAACGCATCGGCGTCGCGCGCTGCGAGGTGGCGACATGGCGCGACGGCAGCGATTTCGACGCATCGGCGGCGCGCGGGCGAGCGATCGCCAATGCGCTCGCGCCGGCCGACTTCACCGGCAAATGGACCGGGCTGGCGGCGGCCGACCGGCGGCTGGCAGGCGTGCGCGCGGCGGAATTCGCCAATCCGGCCGGCGAGGCGCAGGCGATTGCGCTGGCGCTGCGCGGCGCGCTGGAGACGGAAGGGCGGACGGCGGCGCTCGTCACGCCGGATCGCGCGCTGGCGCGCCGGGTGGCGGCGCATTGCAAACGCTGGGATATCGAGATCGACGATACCGCCGGGCGGCCGCTCTCGATCCTGCCGCCGGGGACGTTGCTGAGTGCGATCGCCGAGGCCGCCGCGCAGGATTTCGCGCCGCTCGCCTTGCTCACCCTGCTCAAGCATCCGCTGGTGCGCGCCGGCGAGCAACGCGCGGCGTGGCTCGACGGGGTGCGGCGGCTCGACCGCGCGCTGCGCGGGCCGCGACCCGCGCCGGGGCTGTCCGGCATCGACGCGCGGATGGGCGAGGATCGCTGGTGGAGCGAGGCGTGCGCCCCGCTCGCGCCGATCGCGGCGGCGCTGGGCGCGGCGGATCGCCCGTTCGCGGGACGCATCGCGGCGCTGCGCGAGGCGGCGCAGGCGCTGGCCGGCGACGAGGCGTGGCGCGGCCCCGCAGGGCGCGCGGCGGCGGACCTGCTCGCCGAACTTGAAGCCGAAGCGGCGGCAGGGCCGCGCGCGGTGTCACCGGACGATCTCGCGCCGCTGATCCGGCTGCTGATGGACGAGGTGGCGGTGCGCCCTGCGCAAGGCGGGCATCCGCGCCTCGCCATCTACGGCCTGATCGAGGCGCGGTTGCAATCGGCGGACCTGATGATCCTTGGCGGGCTGAACGAGGGCGTGTGGCCGGGCACGCCAGCGCCCGACCCGTGGCTCGCCCCGCGCATCCGCGCCGCGCTCGGCCTGCCGGGGCTGGATCGGCGGATCGGGGTCGCCGCGCATGACTTCGGGCAGGGGCTGGGCGCGCCGGACGTGCTGATGACCCGCGCGCGGCGCGACAGCCGCTCGCCGACGCTCGCCTCGCGCTTCTGGCTGCGGCTGGAGGCGATGGCGGGGAAGGATTTCGCCCGCGCGCACGATCTCGAAAGCTGGGTCGAGGCGCTCGACCGGCCCGTGGTGTATCTGCCCGCGCCGCGCCCCGCGCCCGCGCCGGCGAAGGAACTGCGCCCGCGCGAGATTTCGGTGACGCAGGTCGACCGCCTGAAGGCCGATCCCTTCGCCTTCTATGCCCAGCGCATCCTGCGGCTCGCCGCGCTCGATCCGGTCGATGCCGATCCCACCGCCGCGTGGCGCGGCACGGCGGTGCATGAGGTGCTGGAGAAATGGGCGCGCGAGGACGGTTGCGCGATCGAGAAGCTGCGCCCGCGCGCGCTGGCGATGCTCGACGATCCGGCGGCGCATCCCTTGCTCCGCGCCTTGTGGCAGCCCCGGCTGATCGCCGCGATCGACTGGATCGCGAACCGACTCGTCCAGCAGCGCGCGGCCGGGCGCGAGGTGTTGCGCGTCGAGGAGAAGGGCGCGGCGGAGATCGCCGGCGTCAGGCTTTCCGGCAAGTTCGACCGCATCGACCGCGCGGGCGATGGCAGCCTCGTCATCGTCGATTACAAGACCGGCAAGGCGCCGTCGCCCTCGGCGGTCGCGGCCGGTTTCTCGATGCAGCTCGGCCTGCTCGGCGCGATCGCGGAGGCCGGCGGGTTCGAGGGAATCGCGGGGACGGCCGGCGGGTTCGAATATTGGTCGCTGGCGAAATATCGCGACGAGTTCGGGCAGGTCACCAGCCCGGTCGATCCGGCGGGGAAGAACGGGCGGATCGTGACGGACGAGTTCGTCGAGCGCGCGCGCCGGGCGTTCACGGCGGCGGCGGAGCAATGGCTCACCGGCGACGAGCCGTTCGTCGCCAAGCTCCATCCCGAATACGCCCCTTATGCCGATTACGACCAGTTGATGCGGCGCGACGAATGGTATGGCCGTGACCGCTGA
- a CDS encoding nucleotidyltransferase family protein gives MTRPKAIRPNPGGKVPKTAMVMAAGLGKRMRPLTATRPKPLVEVAGKALIDHVFDRLKAAGVERAVVNVHYLADALEAHLRHRVKGIEIIVSDERGQLMETGGGLVQARDLLGDEPFLYVNSDNLWIDGPSDAIRLLASRWDDAAMDALLLMVPYARAHNHGGQGDFRLAPDGRIVGRRGRGQVAPFVWTGVQIMHPRLIRDWPEGPFSTNLFWDRAIEAGRAYGVVHQGLWFDVGTPGAIRQTEALLADG, from the coding sequence ATGACCCGACCCAAGGCGATCCGCCCCAACCCCGGCGGCAAGGTGCCGAAGACTGCGATGGTGATGGCCGCCGGCCTCGGCAAGCGGATGCGCCCGCTCACCGCGACGCGGCCCAAGCCGTTGGTCGAGGTGGCGGGCAAGGCGCTGATCGATCATGTGTTCGACCGGCTGAAGGCGGCCGGGGTCGAGCGCGCGGTGGTCAACGTCCACTATCTCGCCGACGCGCTGGAGGCGCACCTGCGCCACCGCGTGAAGGGGATCGAGATCATCGTCTCCGACGAGCGCGGGCAGCTCATGGAGACGGGCGGCGGGCTGGTGCAGGCGCGCGACCTGCTGGGCGACGAGCCGTTCCTCTACGTCAACAGCGACAATCTGTGGATCGACGGGCCGAGCGACGCGATCCGGCTGCTCGCCTCGCGCTGGGACGATGCGGCGATGGACGCGCTGCTGCTGATGGTGCCCTATGCCCGCGCGCACAATCATGGCGGGCAGGGCGACTTCCGCCTCGCGCCGGACGGGCGGATCGTCGGGCGGCGCGGGCGCGGGCAGGTCGCGCCCTTCGTGTGGACCGGCGTGCAGATCATGCACCCGCGTCTCATCAGGGACTGGCCGGAAGGGCCTTTCTCCACCAACCTGTTCTGGGATCGCGCGATCGAGGCTGGCCGCGCCTATGGCGTGGTGCATCAGGGGCTGTGGTTCGATGTCGGCACGCCCGGCGCGATCAGGCAGACCGAGGCGCTGCTGGCCGATGGCTGA
- a CDS encoding aminoglycoside phosphotransferase family protein — MAIDMIPPAGAAAFLAANGWAGAEISPLAGDASFRRYFRVRLGERRGVLMDAPPPHEDPRPFIAVARWLGERGFFAPAIHAADEAVGLVLIEDFGDARMREAIERDPDAAMRLYGAAIDVLVALRGHEAMAGLRPYDLAELQREAGLLTEWYCPAIGLEVDAAGYRAAWDKVLARAIPERPVTVLRDYHVENLMLIPAGLGLLDFQDALAGHSAYDLVSLLQDARRDVEPSIEEAMLARYRAATGEGEAFLDAYHVLGAQRNAKIVGIFTRLWKRDGKPRYPALCPRVWAYLERDLSYPALAPVAAWFDANIPPELRGDPMVLSGR; from the coding sequence ATGGCGATCGACATGATTCCCCCCGCCGGCGCCGCCGCCTTCCTCGCCGCGAACGGCTGGGCGGGGGCGGAGATTTCGCCGCTGGCGGGCGATGCCTCCTTCCGACGCTATTTCCGGGTGCGCCTCGGCGAACGGCGCGGCGTGCTGATGGACGCACCGCCGCCGCACGAGGACCCGCGCCCGTTCATCGCGGTCGCGCGCTGGCTGGGCGAGCGCGGCTTCTTCGCGCCGGCGATCCATGCGGCGGACGAAGCGGTGGGCCTCGTGCTGATCGAGGATTTCGGCGATGCGCGGATGCGCGAGGCGATCGAGCGCGATCCCGACGCGGCGATGCGGCTCTATGGCGCGGCGATCGACGTGCTGGTGGCACTGCGCGGGCATGAGGCGATGGCGGGGCTGCGGCCCTATGACCTCGCCGAGTTGCAGCGGGAGGCGGGGCTGCTGACCGAATGGTATTGCCCCGCGATCGGACTGGAAGTGGACGCCGCGGGCTATCGCGCGGCGTGGGACAAGGTGCTGGCGCGTGCGATCCCCGAGCGGCCGGTGACGGTGCTGCGCGACTATCACGTCGAGAATCTGATGCTGATCCCGGCCGGGCTGGGGCTGCTCGATTTCCAGGATGCGCTGGCGGGGCATTCCGCCTACGATCTCGTCTCGCTGTTGCAGGACGCGCGGCGCGACGTGGAGCCGTCGATCGAGGAGGCGATGCTCGCCCGCTATCGTGCCGCGACCGGCGAGGGCGAGGCGTTCCTCGACGCCTATCATGTGCTGGGCGCGCAGCGGAACGCGAAGATCGTCGGCATCTTCACCCGGCTGTGGAAGCGCGACGGCAAGCCGCGTTATCCTGCGCTTTGCCCGCGCGTCTGGGCCTATCTGGAGCGCGACCTGAGCTATCCCGCGCTGGCGCCGGTCGCCGCCTGGTTCGATGCGAATATCCCGCCCGAATTGCGTGGCGATCCGATGGTGCTGTCAGGACGATGA